Proteins from one Impatiens glandulifera chromosome 2, dImpGla2.1, whole genome shotgun sequence genomic window:
- the LOC124925210 gene encoding putative pentatricopeptide repeat-containing protein At5g40405: MQLEGIKPDETTLVSVLSACTHLGALEQGQWIHAYIKKNNLIINFILGTTLIDMYMKCGYVENAVEVFDGMSEKAVSTWNAFIQGMALNGLVEESLGIFSDMKRCGVMPNEITFMGVLAACRHMGLVDEGKNHFNSMIQVHKLEPNVKHYGCMVDLLGRAGMLKEAEDLINSMPIEPDVATWGALLGACKKHGDKEMGERIGRNLIELHPDHDGFHVLLSNIFASKGNWDDVVGIRRAMMKDHINKTPGCSMIEAEGTIHEFTAGDKSHPRINEIDDMLDEMGKRLKAIGYAPNMDEFFLEIDEEEKETALFRHSEKLAVAFGLITIDSTMPIRIIKNLRICNDCHEAIKLVSRSFNREIVVRDRHRFHHFKEGFCSCRDYW; encoded by the exons ATGCAGCTTGAAGGTATTAAGCCTGACGAAACCACGTTAGTGAGTGTTCTTTCAGCATGCACCCATTTGGGTGCACTTGAACAGGGGCAATGGATCCAtgcatatataaaaaagaacaaTTTGATTATCAATTTCATTTTGGGAACAACTCTTATAGACATGTACATGAAATGTGGCTATGTTGAAAATGCTGTTGAAGTCTTTGATGGGATGAGCGAAAAGGCTGTCTCCACTTGGAATGCGTTCATTCAGGGAATGGCTTTAAATGGATTAGTTGAAGAGTCTCTTGGAATTTTCTCGGATATGAAAAGATGTGGGGTTATGCCGAATGAGATAACCTTCATGGGCGTTCTTGCTGCTTGTCGACATATGGGTTTAGTTGACGAGGGAAAAAATCATTTCAACTCCATGATTCAG GTACACAAATTAGAACCTAATGTTAAGCATTATGGGTGCATGGTAGATCTTTTAGGGCGTGCCGGTATGCTAAAGGAGGCAGAGGATCTCATTAACAGTATGCCTATAGAACCGGATGTTGCAACATGGGGTGCATTGCTCGGGGCTTGTAAGAAACACGGAGATAAAGAAATGGGGGAGAGGATCGGAAGGAATCTAATCGAGCTGCATCCCGATCATGATGGCTTTCATGTTTTGCTATCCAATATTTTTGCTTCCAAAGGCAATTGGGATGATGTAGTTGGAATAAGACGTGCAATGATGAAAGATCATATCAATAAGACCCCGGGCTGTAGCATGATTGAAGCCGAAGGTACCATTCATGAATTTACTGCAGGAGATAAATCACATCCTCGGATAAATGAGATAGATGACATGCTGGATGAAATGGGAAAGAGACTCAAGGCAATTGGCTATGCCCCGAATATGGACGAGTTTTTCTTGGAAATTGATGAAGAGGAGAAGGAAACTGCTCTTTTCAGGCATAGTGAGAAGCTTGCAGTTGCCTTTGGACTGATTACTATTGATTCAACAATGCCAATAAGGATTATAAAGAACTTGAGAATTTGTAATGACTGTCATGAAGCAATAAAGCTCGTCTCTCGTAGTTTTAATCGAGAGATTGTGGTGAGGGACAGACATCGTTTTCACCACTTTAAGGAGGGATTTTGTTCTTGCAGAGATTATTGGTGA